CGATCTCCTACATTTTCGGGATCTCGACTTCGTCATGGGTCTGGGCCGGAGTCCCTTCCATTCCTTGTTGGGCTCAACTCCTTTATCGGCCCATGAATCATccgaaattgggtccaacaaaTGTTACTTATTGATTCAATTCAATTAATTAGTTATTCCAAATGAATCTTATATTTCTATAATTGAAATACAAAAACTAAATTCAGATATTCGAGtctttcaaataaaaattatatataattaaatattttcaaaatattatttataatctgAATCAtctgaatatttaaaataattcaaagtATCCTATATTTTTATCTGAACACCATGAATTATCTAATATTTAACGTGGAAATTACTCCGAATTATCCAATGTTTTTATCCATATTATCCAAAATTAACCGAAAAACTAGAATTGAAGCGCAACCGAGTTGGACTCGAATTCTTCTGATATTAGCCAGCTTACAACTTTGCTACcccaaccgaaccgaaaacaaaaataactaaactaaaaccaaaccaaattttacAAATAACCAAAcggtttttataattttaaaaccgaaaacccaaaaatcaaaatactcGAATCGAAACCGAATAAATACATATACTAAGGGGATGATTGGTAAGTGTTGTGGCTTTTATTTTTTGGCTTTAAAATAATAACTGTAGATTTTATTATGTATCTGTAGATTAATTATTTCCAGAACACTAAATATAAAGatctaaaaaaattgatttccaAAGCTATTATGTTtcctattttagtttttatggatgtacttttaaattttttattaaatcatgATCAGTAAACTAAAATgtatgttgaaaaaaaaatgagctGTGGAAAACAATCACATCAATTACGAATCACCCCCTAGAGGGCCAATCAGAATGAAAGACTCTGGCTGAGTCAGCAGGTTTTTAACGACTAAACCACGGCGCGcgcaataaaccctaaacccatatCTTATATTCATCTCTGCGAGTCAGAAGTCAGAACCAAGAACTAAACTCTAGAAAAATCTCATCTCACCAATGGGTAAGGTATGTAACCGTCCTTTAGATAAGTACTACCATCTCGCCAAGCAGCGCGGCTTCCGCTCCCGTGCCTCCTACAAGCTCATCCAAATCAACGCCAAGCACTCTCTCCTCCACAAATCCCATGCCGTTCTCGATCTATGCGCCGCCCCCGGTGGTTGGATGCAAGTCGCCGTCGATAAAGCTCCCTTCGGCAGCCTCGTTCTCGGGATCGATCTCGTTCCCATCATCCCCATCCGTGGCTGCGTCGCTATCCAGCAGGATATCACGCGGCCTGAGTGCAGGTCAAAGATTAAGCAAGTGATGGAGAAGCATGGTGTTAGGGCTTTTGATCTTGTTCTTCACGATGGGTCTCCTAATATCGGTGGTGCCTGGTCTCAGGAACTTATGAGTCAGAACGCTTTGGTTATCGATTCTGTGAAGTTGGCCACGGAGTTCTTAGCTCCTAGAGGAAACTTTATCACCAAGGTATCTGCTTTTGAAAGATAGTTTCTTGCTGGTCAAGTAATATCTTTTGACTGCTGTTATGCGTGTCTTGTGATATGTTAGGTTTTCAGGTCTCGAGATTATCACTCTGTGCGCTTCTGTCTTCGGGAGGTAATGTCTTGCTTTATTAATCATGCGGATTTGTTTTTAATACTCTTTCTTCTGTTaatggttgtttttgttttttggtgaaGCTATTCGAGAAGGTTGAGGAGTTGAAGCCAACGGCTAGTCGTTCAACATCTTCAGAAACGTATCTTATAGGTTTGAATTACAAAGCTCCTGCCAAGATTGATCCTCGTCTTCTTGATTATAGACATCTTTTTAAAGAAACAGCAGAACCCACGagaaaggtaattttttttttttcttatttagtaTTTGGGGTACtctgatgtttttttctttttgtaaataaTTGTTATGTTTTGTAGGTTGTGGATGTGCTTGGAGGATCAAAACAGAAGAGAAACCGTGATGGGTAAGCAACGTCGACTagctatttttgtttattggtATTTATTAACTTCTTATTAACTGTGGATTACATACAGGTATGAAGATGGAGAGTCCATTTTGAGAAAAGTTGCATCTGCTGCTGATTTCATCTGGTCTGAAAATCCTCTTGAGATTCTTGGCACAGTTACTTGTATATCCTTTGATGATCAAGCCTCTCTACCTTTAAAAGAACATGATTTGACTACAGAGGAGGTACTGTTCTCTAATTAGCCGTACTAATCTAACCAAGGATTAATGATCAGTACATGGTCGGTAacgtttgtgttttttttggaGTCAGATTAAAATTCTATCCGACGATCTTCCTGTTTTGGGGAAGAATGACTTCAAACACATCCTAAAGTAAGAACTCCCTCGCTTGCTCCATCATGGAGCTTTTAAATCTTTGGAGTCTCACTTGCTTCATCTAAGTTATTCCAGTATAATGGTAGAGCTTTGATTCTAATCTTAGAGTTCTATATTGGTTGGTAGAATGTTCCCAGCAATTTAAGTTTTTACCAATGCTGTTCCGTAATATACTTTTAATTCTCAACCAGACACAGCATTGTGTGTAAAGTGGGTTAACCGGTGTCCAAGGATGTTAGAATTGGCAAAACTTATCATATGTTGTCAACTATCCATGTGTCTGGAAATTATATTAGTTTCGTATAATGGACACTAACTCCCCTTGTCTTGCAGATGGAGAATGCAAATTAGGAAAGCTCTGACTCCTGAAAAAAAGGAAGTGGCTAAAAAGGAGCCTGATGTGGGAAAGGAAGACGAGGAAAATGAGGATGATAGACTACTCAGTGAATTAGAAGAGCTCACTAACGCAGCAGACCGCAAGAAGAAACAGGCAAAGAAGCTTCTTGCAAAACGACGGGCCAAGGTTACTATTTTTAAACCTTTTGTTACATTCCAAATGGTCGTTTTCTCTGGTAAATGGTCAAGTGGACTTTCCAACTAGTTGCTTTCCCATCTATTACGGAGAAATTAAACTTGCTTTAGTCATGACAAGGTCGAATTAAGCAGGGCTTAGCCCACTTAAATTCACTTGCAAAACCAACTGATTAGAGTATAATCATTTGATCATAgtaccaaaatatatattagtatttcGGGAGTCATGATTCACTTAATTAGGATCACTTATTTATGTTGTGGCCAGTGGTCTTTAGTGATGGGTCTTTTAGACGTCAGCCTTATTTTTGCTTAACTCGATTTGGTTTTGCCAGGATAAGACGAGGACGGCGACTAATCCACAAATAGATGCACTTGAAGATGGTTATGTAGACCATGAACTGTTCTCCCTTGCTGCTATCAAGGTACTCTATCTTTGTTTCCAATCTCtgcgttaattttttttttttatgtctgcGCCAAAAGGAAGCTTGTATTGCTAGAGTtcaattatttaacatataggGAAAGAAAGATCTAATGGCAGTTGACAATGACGAAGATGATAACGCCAACGCCAATGAAACTGAGAACGAAGATCGTAGTAATGGAGCTTCAGATGACTCCAAAGACAGTGACATAGATTCTGATGAAGAGCGTCAGAGGTCATGCTGCCTGACTTATGCTTTTTTTTCTGTAGATTATAGAATGTTATATTTTCAACATTGTCATACCTTGCCGAAGTTTGATTGGTagttatctaaattttttttgaacattacaGATACACTGAACAAATGGAAAAGATGTTTGATGAGGCATACGACCGTTATATGGTGAAGAAAGAAGGAAGCGCAAAGCAAAGGAAGCGAGCTAGGCAGGCACACGCTGAGAAGCTTGAGGTACGTACCATCATTTATTACTTAACCCTCATTTTCATGGATCCTACTTTTAGAACTAAACTCTTTCTTGCTTTGTCTTTGCAGGAGGGTaatggagatgaagagataaAACTCGATTATGATTCAGATATGAACGAAGAGATGGACGAGGCAAACCCACTTGTGGTACCACTGGATGATGGAGAGACCCAAACAAAGGAAGAAATCTCCAACCAGTGGTTCAGTCAGGATATATTTGCTGAAGCCGTGGAAGGAGGAGACTTGGGTGAAGATGACAGTGAGCAGAAGGCATCGAAAGCAAGCGTGTTGACTGGTCAGAGTTTACCCATCAGCTCCAAGAAGGAAGAAGATTTCGAGATAGTTCCTGCACCAGCCACTGATTCATCAGACTCAGACTCAtcctctgatgatgatgaacttcTTACAAAGGCGGAGATGTTGGCCTGTGCCAAGAAAATGCTAAACAAGAAGCAGAGGGAAGAGATGCTTGACGATACTTATAACAAACACATGTTTGCGGACGAAGGTTTACTACCCAAATGGTTTCTGGACGACGAGAAACACCACAGGCAACCGATGAAACCCATCACGAAAGAAGTAGCTAACGCAATGAAGGCTCAGTTCAGAGAAATCAATGCTCGTCCGGCCAAGAAAGTGGCTGAGGCCAAGGCACGGAAGAAGCGAGCGGCGGCCAAAAGATTTGAGAAGGTGAGGAAGAAGGCAAATGCAATATCCGACACAGCTGATATATCGAACCGTtcgaaggacaaagatgatagACAAGCTATACAAGAAAGCGGCGGAGCCGAGGAAGGCTAAGAAAGAAATGGTTGTGTCGAAGAAAGGAGTAGGGGTTAAGGTTGGGAAAGGTCAGAAGAGAGTGGATAGGAGGATGAAGAGTGATGCTAGGCAACGTGGAGGAGGCAAGCCTGGCAGGAAGGGGATGAAGAGTGCCACTGGTTAATCAGGCCAGAAAGGTAAAAAAAACGAGAGGTAAGAGACCCATGGGCGGCGGGTAAGTCCTCAATGGTCGGACTGAGGCGAGAactaagttttgttttgttgtatgTTAGTCTGATTTATATTTATGCAATTCTTGACTACTGGTTTTGTTCTTCAACTAATACCTAT
The sequence above is drawn from the Brassica napus cultivar Da-Ae chromosome A8, Da-Ae, whole genome shotgun sequence genome and encodes:
- the LOC106359047 gene encoding LOW QUALITY PROTEIN: pre-rRNA 2'-O-ribose RNA methyltransferase (The sequence of the model RefSeq protein was modified relative to this genomic sequence to represent the inferred CDS: deleted 2 bases in 2 codons; substituted 1 base at 1 genomic stop codon) gives rise to the protein MGKVCNRPLDKYYHLAKQRGFRSRASYKLIQINAKHSLLHKSHAVLDLCAAPGGWMQVAVDKAPFGSLVLGIDLVPIIPIRGCVAIQQDITRPECRSKIKQVMEKHGVRAFDLVLHDGSPNIGGAWSQELMSQNALVIDSVKLATEFLAPRGNFITKVFRSRDYHSVRFCLRELFEKVEELKPTASRSTSSETYLIGLNYKAPAKIDPRLLDYRHLFKETAEPTRKVVDVLGGSKQKRNRDGYEDGESILRKVASAADFIWSENPLEILGTVTCISFDDQASLPLKEHDLTTEEIKILSDDLPVLGKNDFKHILKWRMQIRKALTPEKKEVAKKEPDVGKEDEENEDDRLLSELEELTNAADRKKKQAKKLLAKRRAKDKTRTATNPQIDALEDGYVDHELFSLAAIKGKKDLMAVDNDEDDNANANETENEDRSNGASDDSKDSDIDSDEERQRYTEQMEKMFDEAYDRYMVKKEGSAKQRKRARQAHAEKLEEGNGDEEIKLDYDSDMNEEMDEANPLVVPLDDGETQTKEEISNQWFSQDIFAEAVEGGDLGEDDSEQKASKASVLTGQSLPISSKKEEDFEIVPAPATDSSDSDSSSDDDELLTKAEMLACAKKMLNKKQREEMLDDTYNKHMFADEGLLPKWFLDDEKHHRQPMKPITKEVANAMKAQFREINARPAKKVAEAKARKKRAAAKRFEKVRKKANAISDTADISNRSKDKMIDKLYKKAAEPRKAKKEMVVSKKGVGVKVGKGQKRVDRRMKSDARQRGGGKPGRKGMKSATGXSGQKVKKTRGKRPMGGG